Proteins encoded together in one Nostoc sp. PCC 7524 window:
- a CDS encoding ABC transporter ATP-binding protein produces MPSFVEIRGIRKEFTLQDGSKNIVLKDINLEIQQGDFVSLIGHSGCGKSTLLNIVAGLEKPTQGQVRVDGQLIKRPFRDRMVVFQNYSLLPWLTAWENVALFVDKAMPQKSKNERREIIAAHLEMVGLKDAAHKKPAQLSGGMKQRVALARALAIQPKLLLLDEPFGALDALTRSSLQVELMRICDIYHITTIMVTHDVDEALLLSDQVVMLNNGPAATIGQVLDIPLEHPRSVEVRDSAKYHHLRQELMQFLHGQEQAKRLQV; encoded by the coding sequence ATGCCTAGTTTTGTGGAAATCAGGGGAATTAGAAAAGAATTTACCCTGCAAGATGGTAGTAAAAATATTGTTCTCAAAGATATCAACTTAGAAATTCAGCAGGGAGATTTTGTATCGCTCATTGGTCATTCTGGTTGTGGTAAGTCTACCCTGTTAAATATTGTAGCTGGTTTAGAAAAGCCAACACAAGGACAAGTGCGAGTAGATGGTCAATTAATCAAACGACCATTCCGCGATCGCATGGTAGTATTTCAGAACTATTCCCTGTTACCTTGGCTGACTGCTTGGGAAAATGTGGCTTTATTCGTTGATAAAGCCATGCCGCAAAAATCCAAAAATGAACGCCGTGAGATTATTGCTGCTCACTTAGAGATGGTGGGTTTGAAAGATGCCGCTCATAAAAAACCAGCCCAACTTTCAGGAGGGATGAAACAAAGGGTGGCTTTGGCTCGTGCTTTGGCTATTCAGCCGAAGTTACTGTTATTAGATGAGCCATTTGGGGCTTTAGATGCACTGACTCGTAGTTCGTTACAGGTAGAGTTGATGCGTATTTGTGATATTTACCACATTACAACTATCATGGTGACTCATGATGTGGATGAAGCTTTATTACTTTCTGATCAGGTAGTAATGTTGAACAATGGCCCGGCTGCTACTATCGGCCAAGTTTTAGATATACCCTTAGAACATCCTCGTTCCGTGGAAGTTCGAGATAGTGCCAAATATCATCATTTACGTCAAGAATTGATGCAATTTTTACACGGGCAAGAGCAGGCTAAACGCTTGCAAGTATAG
- the ntrB gene encoding nitrate ABC transporter permease gives MYTENRQTHFFGQLAKGSYQKLIQSLPSIFGIFIFLLVWHFLSLRPDTSLPSPVAVVTNTWDLIKDPFFHKGGNNKGFFWLILASLNRVIFGYLLAILIGIPIGFIISLNSFCRKAIDPLIQILRPVAPLAWLPLAQAIFLKPNPSAIFVICITAIWPIILNTALGVKLIPKDYINVSRLAGFSPLENFLKILLPATLPYIFTGLRIAIGLSWLAVVAAEMLLSDDGIGFFIVDAYNNANIHEMILAILYLGGVGLVLDSMMAYIAEKVTPQE, from the coding sequence ATGTACACAGAAAATAGGCAAACACACTTTTTTGGGCAACTAGCAAAAGGCTCTTACCAAAAACTAATACAGTCATTACCATCTATTTTTGGCATTTTTATATTCTTGCTAGTCTGGCATTTTTTGAGCTTGCGCCCTGATACATCTTTACCATCACCAGTTGCCGTTGTGACGAATACTTGGGATTTAATCAAAGACCCATTTTTCCATAAAGGAGGCAATAATAAAGGTTTTTTTTGGCTAATCCTCGCCAGCCTGAATAGAGTAATATTTGGTTATTTGCTAGCCATTCTAATAGGTATTCCCATTGGTTTTATTATTAGCTTGAACAGCTTTTGTAGGAAAGCAATAGATCCTCTGATCCAAATACTGCGCCCTGTGGCTCCTTTGGCTTGGCTACCTTTAGCGCAAGCTATTTTCCTAAAACCCAATCCTTCAGCTATTTTCGTAATTTGTATAACTGCTATTTGGCCAATTATTTTAAATACTGCCTTGGGTGTAAAACTAATACCTAAAGATTATATTAATGTCTCTAGGTTAGCTGGTTTTTCACCATTAGAAAACTTTCTGAAAATCCTTTTACCTGCAACTTTACCATATATTTTTACTGGATTGAGAATCGCCATTGGTTTATCGTGGTTAGCCGTTGTAGCAGCCGAAATGCTACTTTCCGATGATGGAATTGGCTTTTTCATTGTTGATGCTTACAACAATGCCAATATTCATGAAATGATTTTGGCAATTCTTTATTTAGGTGGAGTTGGTTTAGTGCTAGATAGCATGATGGCTTATATTGCAGAAAAAGTGACTCCTCAAGAATAA